In the Nitrospirales bacterium LBB_01 genome, one interval contains:
- the ndhC gene encoding NAD(P)H-quinone oxidoreductase subunit 3, with protein MPGTYVPTEYLPVLVFLIVALGFGLGSLLFGFLLRPRRPYAEKLSPYESGMLPEGEPRQKFTVRYYIIAILFVVFDVEAVFMYPWAVAFNKIGLYAFVEMMLFILILAVGYIYAWRKDAFVWD; from the coding sequence ATGCCAGGTACTTATGTGCCAACAGAGTATTTGCCGGTGCTTGTTTTCCTTATCGTAGCGCTGGGGTTTGGTTTAGGGTCGCTGCTTTTTGGGTTTTTGTTGCGCCCGAGGAGGCCTTATGCCGAAAAACTCTCCCCTTACGAATCCGGTATGCTGCCTGAGGGTGAACCCAGACAGAAATTCACTGTCAGATACTACATCATAGCCATACTGTTTGTCGTGTTTGACGTTGAGGCTGTGTTTATGTACCCGTGGGCTGTAGCGTTCAATAAAATAGGGCTGTACGCATTTGTTGAGATGATGCTCTTTATACTGATTCTTGCTGTGGGTTACATATACGCTTGGAGAAAGGACGCCTTTGTCTGGGATTAA
- a CDS encoding NADH-quinone oxidoreductase subunit B: MIDTSLGLIDVEEGIKIIPGANTIITSLDKLINWGRLSSLWPVTFGLACCAIEMMATGSSHYDLDRLGIIFRGSPRQSDCIIIAGTVTKKMAPVVRKVYDQIPEPRYVIAMGSCACTGNVYRSYSVVQGCDTFLPVDVYIPGCPPRPEALLDGIIKLQNKMATERMRWSPLK, from the coding sequence ATGATAGATACCTCGCTTGGCTTAATTGATGTAGAGGAGGGAATTAAAATAATTCCCGGCGCTAACACAATAATTACCTCACTGGATAAGTTGATAAACTGGGGACGGCTGTCCTCGCTGTGGCCTGTGACCTTTGGGCTTGCCTGCTGCGCCATTGAGATGATGGCTACAGGGTCAAGCCACTACGACCTGGACAGGCTTGGAATTATATTTCGCGGCTCACCGCGTCAGTCCGACTGTATAATCATAGCCGGCACTGTCACAAAGAAAATGGCGCCGGTTGTCAGAAAAGTCTATGATCAGATTCCTGAACCACGTTACGTTATAGCTATGGGCAGCTGTGCTTGCACGGGAAATGTTTACAGGTCATATTCGGTAGTGCAGGGTTGCGATACTTTTTTACCGGTTGACGTCTATATCCCCGGCTGTCCGCCAAGACCAGAGGCTCTCCTTGACGGAATTATCAAGCTACAGAATAAGATGGCAACAGAGAGAATGAGATGGAGCCCGCTGAAATAG
- a CDS encoding NADH-quinone oxidoreductase subunit C: protein MEPAEIAAKIKESYPDDVVSIRDFRGQCAIVVKKDNILKILTELHNDPQFNFDFLKDLCGVDYLSKKIPRFEVIYQLYSISHRHMIRIAAQVLEKSPSLESCAGIWKTANWHERECYDMYGIVFENHPDLRRVLMPEDWEGYPLRKDYPLEGPEEEWRGFREVLQKHEEYKKYEWNR from the coding sequence ATGGAGCCCGCTGAAATAGCCGCTAAAATTAAGGAATCCTATCCTGACGATGTTGTCAGCATAAGGGATTTCAGAGGGCAGTGTGCTATTGTTGTCAAAAAAGACAATATACTAAAAATCCTGACAGAGTTACATAACGACCCGCAATTTAATTTTGACTTTTTGAAAGACCTATGCGGAGTTGACTACTTAAGCAAGAAAATCCCTCGTTTTGAGGTAATTTACCAGCTTTATTCAATATCGCACCGACATATGATTCGCATTGCTGCACAGGTACTGGAGAAATCCCCATCACTGGAAAGTTGTGCCGGTATATGGAAAACCGCCAATTGGCACGAACGGGAGTGTTACGATATGTACGGGATTGTGTTTGAAAACCACCCTGACCTTAGACGTGTGCTGATGCCAGAGGACTGGGAGGGTTATCCGCTCAGAAAGGACTACCCTCTTGAGGGCCCTGAGGAGGAGTGGCGCGGCTTTAGAGAGGTACTACAAAAACATGAGGAATATAAAAAGTACGAATGGAACCGCTAA